A genomic segment from Candidatus Alcyoniella australis encodes:
- a CDS encoding PDZ domain-containing protein yields the protein MIRGLDYVNKLVFALIITLLALTAGCEPAPPPVVQPLMPPAPGLDDLEARIIDVAGFVAPSVVLVRTRHIQQVAIEQPGSVALQTGSASALRLGSGMAIDPQGLILTTAHQVEGNLATFVELPDGRELPAELVGIDELCDLALLKVDAGEELPVPDLAGSVTPQPGRWVVGVGGILSGGRSMAHGVVLASGRLPEGYDGYETFIQTNIAVIDELAGGPLLTLDGRVIGLLTRLGTRQGVGYAVPLDTCRWVAAQLASGGKVRRSFLGLSGSSLTPGQARARGKQRGGAVMVTEARPGTPAAKAGIIPGDMLTAVNSEPIDDFHSLQRLISRIPPYSEVQIELVRHGQPNELNARLLPAPDDYRLYESQWPQGTEALIGISVVAMPEGLDQSGGVMVVKIDPATVQQAVDLQVGDVIEKADGFPINRPEQLATLLWSRAPGTSVLFESVRDGERRMVAVEVK from the coding sequence ATGATCCGAGGACTGGATTACGTGAACAAGCTCGTTTTCGCATTGATTATTACGCTACTGGCACTGACGGCGGGCTGCGAGCCCGCGCCGCCGCCGGTGGTCCAGCCGCTGATGCCGCCCGCGCCGGGTCTGGACGACCTGGAGGCGCGGATCATCGACGTCGCCGGATTCGTCGCGCCCTCCGTGGTGCTGGTGCGCACGCGCCACATTCAGCAGGTCGCGATCGAGCAGCCCGGATCCGTGGCCTTGCAGACCGGCAGCGCTTCGGCGTTGCGCCTGGGCTCGGGCATGGCGATCGACCCCCAGGGGCTGATCCTGACCACCGCGCATCAGGTCGAGGGCAACCTGGCGACGTTTGTCGAGCTGCCCGACGGCCGCGAGCTGCCCGCCGAGCTTGTGGGCATCGACGAGCTTTGCGATTTGGCGCTGCTAAAGGTCGACGCGGGAGAGGAACTGCCCGTTCCCGATTTGGCCGGAAGCGTGACGCCCCAGCCGGGACGCTGGGTGGTGGGCGTGGGCGGGATACTCTCCGGCGGACGCAGCATGGCTCACGGCGTGGTGCTCGCCTCGGGCCGGTTGCCCGAGGGGTACGATGGTTACGAAACCTTTATCCAGACCAACATCGCGGTGATCGACGAGCTGGCCGGCGGGCCGCTGCTGACCCTCGACGGCCGCGTGATCGGGCTGCTGACCAGATTGGGTACGCGCCAGGGTGTGGGCTACGCCGTGCCGCTGGATACGTGTAGGTGGGTCGCGGCTCAGCTCGCCTCCGGCGGTAAAGTCCGCCGTTCGTTCCTTGGGCTCTCCGGCTCAAGCCTTACTCCGGGCCAGGCGCGGGCGCGAGGCAAGCAGCGCGGCGGCGCGGTAATGGTAACCGAGGCGCGGCCGGGAACACCGGCGGCTAAAGCGGGAATTATTCCCGGCGACATGCTGACCGCGGTGAACTCCGAGCCGATCGACGACTTCCATTCGCTGCAGCGGCTGATCTCGCGCATCCCGCCCTACTCCGAGGTGCAGATCGAGCTGGTGCGCCACGGTCAGCCCAACGAGCTTAATGCTCGTCTGCTGCCCGCGCCGGACGACTACCGGCTCTACGAATCGCAGTGGCCGCAGGGCACCGAGGCCTTGATCGGGATCAGCGTAGTGGCAATGCCCGAGGGACTGGACCAAAGCGGCGGCGTGATGGTCGTAAAGATCGATCCGGCCACCGTGCAGCAGGCCGTGGACCTGCAGGTGGGCGACGTGATCGAAAAGGCCGATGGCTTTCCGATCAACCGGCCCGAGCAGCTGGCCACGCTGTTGTGGAGCCGCGCGCCGGGCACCAGCGTGCTGTTTGAGAGCGTGCGCGACGGCGAGCGGCGGATGGTCGCGGTGGAGGTCAAATGA
- a CDS encoding patatin-like phospholipase family protein, giving the protein MTQRFRGLALALGGGAARGLAHLGVLRILQEEGIKVDMIVGTSAGSVVGAAFSLTPQVDKVLQKFRSFFASSEFRNARIHNMRRGGELDDEDGFWDSIGFYLKRGLAYTRSVTDRSILSWEDLSAYLAGIIDPQATFEDCRIPFCAVATDLRNGSEALLEQGSVFYSVAASSSIPGFFPPVTLDGRELIDGGTTSMVPVSAARRLGASRVIAVDVSADLSTVAPTKRSLEVIYRANEIAKYALRNQELDRADLVLRPEVGGIHWADFGRIEDYIEAGEREALLHLAQVRKLRRRSRLLLPFKGRIRGRGVPPTPV; this is encoded by the coding sequence ATGACGCAGCGTTTCCGCGGACTGGCATTGGCATTGGGCGGCGGCGCCGCCAGGGGGCTGGCGCACCTGGGCGTGCTGCGTATCCTCCAAGAGGAGGGGATCAAAGTCGACATGATTGTCGGCACCAGCGCCGGGAGCGTTGTCGGCGCGGCGTTTAGCCTGACCCCGCAGGTGGATAAAGTGCTGCAAAAGTTCCGCAGCTTCTTCGCCTCGAGCGAATTCCGTAACGCGCGAATTCACAACATGCGGCGCGGCGGCGAGCTGGACGATGAAGACGGGTTCTGGGATTCGATCGGCTTCTACCTCAAACGCGGCCTGGCCTACACCCGCTCGGTGACCGACCGCTCGATCCTCAGCTGGGAGGATCTCTCGGCCTATTTGGCGGGGATCATCGATCCGCAGGCGACGTTCGAGGATTGCCGGATACCGTTTTGCGCCGTGGCCACCGACCTGCGCAACGGGTCCGAGGCGCTGCTTGAGCAGGGTTCGGTGTTCTACTCAGTGGCCGCCAGCTCTTCGATTCCCGGCTTTTTTCCGCCGGTAACCCTCGATGGGCGCGAGCTGATCGACGGCGGCACGACCTCGATGGTCCCGGTGAGTGCGGCCCGGCGGCTGGGGGCCAGCAGAGTGATCGCGGTCGACGTCTCGGCCGATCTTTCGACTGTCGCGCCGACCAAACGTTCGCTGGAGGTGATCTATCGCGCCAACGAGATCGCCAAGTACGCCCTGCGCAACCAGGAGCTGGACAGGGCCGACCTGGTGCTCAGACCCGAGGTGGGAGGCATCCACTGGGCCGACTTCGGCCGGATCGAGGACTACATCGAGGCCGGCGAACGCGAGGCGCTGCTACACCTTGCGCAGGTACGCAAGCTGCGCCGACGCAGTCGGCTGCTACTGCCGTTCAAAGGTCGAATCCGCGGACGCGGCGTCCCCCCCACCCCTGTTTGA
- a CDS encoding nuclear transport factor 2 family protein — protein sequence MTPQQGRKLAALIVVAGIFLALMLYFATPSEEQRVKRVLEHAADAVQDEDFDRLTELFSDDFTDDTGISRENWERVVRTGLKVYSDIEIDVSAVRIEIDGDQARITFNATAQGTYVPSLLRGGMPQVDAGRTANVGLLLERRDDQWIVVRAQHLPLDFIPQEALEFLR from the coding sequence ATGACGCCACAACAAGGCAGAAAGCTGGCGGCGCTGATCGTGGTCGCCGGCATATTCCTGGCGCTGATGCTCTACTTCGCAACTCCCAGCGAGGAGCAGCGCGTCAAGCGCGTGCTCGAACACGCGGCGGACGCTGTGCAGGACGAGGACTTCGACCGGCTGACCGAGTTGTTCAGCGACGACTTCACCGACGACACCGGCATCTCGCGCGAGAATTGGGAGAGGGTCGTGCGCACCGGGCTCAAGGTCTACAGCGACATCGAGATCGACGTCTCGGCGGTGCGCATCGAGATCGACGGCGACCAGGCGAGGATCACCTTTAACGCCACGGCCCAAGGAACCTACGTGCCCAGCCTGTTGCGCGGCGGCATGCCGCAGGTCGACGCCGGACGCACGGCGAACGTCGGATTGCTGCTCGAACGACGCGACGATCAGTGGATCGTGGTGCGAGCCCAACATTTGCCGCTGGACTTCATCCCCCAGGAAGCGTTGGAGTTTCTCAGATGA
- a CDS encoding zinc ribbon domain-containing protein encodes MPIYDFECTSCGNCFETLLRASDPAPTCEHCKAPARRLPSLCSHHSATAGGATTGGSGSSCSGCTSNNCSNCR; translated from the coding sequence ATGCCGATTTACGACTTCGAATGCACGTCCTGCGGAAATTGTTTCGAGACGCTGCTGCGCGCCTCGGACCCGGCTCCGACTTGCGAGCACTGCAAGGCTCCGGCACGACGGCTGCCCAGCCTGTGCAGCCATCACAGCGCAACTGCGGGCGGCGCAACCACGGGCGGCTCCGGATCGAGCTGCTCGGGGTGCACGTCCAACAACTGCTCAAATTGTAGGTAG
- the selA gene encoding L-seryl-tRNA(Sec) selenium transferase, with amino-acid sequence MTAKDALRSLPQVGALLELEPVKGLIEKHGRTHVGAAARSAVERVRQAIIQGAGPPQSASWPQLVSGELQRRLRPRLEPVLNATGIVLHTNLGRSRLAAEAARAAQRCAVSYSTLEYDLERGERGSRHDLVRELLIEATGAQDAFAVNNNAGAVLLALAALAGDKQVIVSRGQLVEIGGSFRIPEVMAASGAQMVEVGSTNKTHLSDYRQAIGPDTALLLRAHTSNYRIVGFTQEVSRGELTALGREHGLPLVEDLGSGCLIDLAQWGLGDEPTARQVLDEGVDLVTFSGDKLLGGPQAGILAGKSELIARCKRHPLARALRLDKMTLAALEATLRLSLDPQTAIREVPTLAALTIDPTQLQQRAARLVELLASLPQGAAKLEIVDETSRAGGGALPLIELPTRAVAIEPLAVSVDELAARLRRGDPPLIARISRERLLLDPRTLEPHELEPAALALIAALRFEA; translated from the coding sequence ATGACTGCTAAAGATGCGTTGCGCAGCCTGCCCCAGGTGGGAGCGCTGCTCGAACTCGAGCCGGTCAAGGGCCTGATCGAGAAACACGGCCGGACCCACGTGGGGGCCGCGGCACGCTCAGCCGTGGAGCGTGTACGGCAGGCTATCATCCAGGGCGCAGGGCCGCCCCAGTCCGCGAGCTGGCCCCAGCTGGTGTCCGGCGAGCTGCAACGTAGATTGCGGCCGCGCCTCGAGCCGGTGCTCAACGCCACGGGAATCGTGCTTCACACCAACCTGGGCCGCAGCCGTTTGGCCGCCGAGGCGGCCCGGGCTGCGCAGCGTTGCGCAGTGAGCTACTCGACCCTGGAGTACGACCTGGAGCGCGGCGAGCGCGGTTCGCGCCACGATCTGGTGCGCGAGCTGCTGATCGAGGCCACGGGTGCGCAGGACGCGTTCGCCGTGAACAACAACGCCGGCGCGGTGCTTTTGGCCCTGGCTGCGTTGGCCGGCGACAAACAGGTGATCGTCAGCCGCGGGCAGCTGGTCGAGATCGGCGGATCGTTCCGCATTCCAGAAGTGATGGCCGCCTCTGGCGCCCAGATGGTCGAGGTCGGTTCGACCAACAAGACCCACCTGAGCGACTACCGACAGGCCATCGGCCCGGACACTGCGCTGCTGCTGCGCGCGCACACCAGCAACTACCGCATCGTCGGCTTTACCCAAGAGGTCTCGCGCGGCGAACTGACAGCGCTTGGCCGCGAACACGGCCTGCCGCTGGTCGAGGACCTGGGCTCGGGCTGCCTGATCGACCTCGCGCAGTGGGGATTGGGCGACGAGCCCACCGCGCGCCAAGTGCTCGACGAGGGCGTGGACCTGGTCACGTTCTCGGGCGACAAGCTGCTCGGCGGACCGCAGGCCGGGATCCTGGCGGGCAAGTCCGAACTGATCGCGCGCTGCAAGCGCCATCCGCTGGCGCGCGCTCTGCGCCTGGACAAGATGACCCTGGCCGCTCTGGAGGCGACCCTGCGGCTCTCGCTCGACCCGCAAACCGCGATACGCGAGGTGCCGACCCTGGCTGCCCTGACCATCGATCCAACGCAGTTGCAACAGCGCGCCGCACGGTTGGTCGAGCTACTGGCGTCGCTGCCGCAGGGCGCGGCCAAGCTCGAGATCGTCGACGAGACCAGTCGCGCCGGGGGCGGCGCGCTGCCGTTGATCGAACTGCCGACCCGCGCTGTGGCGATCGAGCCGCTCGCGGTTTCGGTGGACGAGCTGGCCGCAAGGCTGCGCCGTGGCGATCCACCGTTGATCGCGCGCATCAGCCGCGAACGGCTGCTGCTCGATCCGCGCACCCTAGAGCCGCACGAGCTCGAGCCCGCGGCGCTGGCGCTGATTGCGGCGCTCAGATTTGAGGCTTAG
- the carB gene encoding carbamoyl-phosphate synthase large subunit, translating into MPKRTDIKRIMIIGSGPIVIGQACEFDYSGTQACKALRAEGYEVVLLNSNPATIMTDPEIADRTYIEPITAEVVERIIARDRPDALLPTMGGQTGLNTAVEVAESGLLERYGVELIGAKLESIKMAEDRELFKQAMERIGLDLPISATITTLRQAQEFVQQIGYPAIIRPSFTLGGTGGNVAYNPQEYEEYVKWGLSMSPYGQVLIEQSLLGWKEYELEVMRDLADNVVIICSIENLDPMGVHTGDSITVAPAQTLTDKEYQLMRDASLAIIREIGVETGGSNIQFAVNPRSGRMVVIEMNPRVSRSSALASKATGFPIAKIAAKLAVGLTLPEIPNDITRTTPASFEPTIDYCVVKIPRFDFEKFPAADKTLTTQMKSVGEAMSIGRTFKEALGKAIRSLENGRFSLEQPNAFVQDGRLIDPEGLKQKLRKPCWNRLWYICEALRMGISPQQIYEISGVDPWFLHSIEPLLAMERELAAAISDGGLEALADERLREAKRLGFSDHYLAQISGKTQVEVREHRLSRGIHATFKMVDTCGAEFEAHTPYFYSCYESECEARPSKARKVMILGGGPNRIGQGIEFDYCCVHAACALKELGFETIMVNCNPETVSTDYDTSDRLYFEPLTFEDVMNIVDVEKPEGVIVQFGGQTPLKLAVPLERAGVKILGTSPDAIDRAEDRERFQHLLYELGLTQPDNGIATNEQQALDAAERIGYPVVVRPSYVLGGRAMEIVYDAESLRRYMRHAVQASPEHPVLIDKFLDNAIEIDVDAVCDGTRVTIGGIMEQIEQAGVHSGDSSCSLPAVSLAPELLDGIRSQTAALALELGVIGLLNIQMAVMDGQIYILEVNPRASRTVPFVSKSIGKPLAKIATKVMAGMTLEQIGFTQEVRTPHITVKEAVYPFIKFPGVDTILGPEMKSTGEVMGIARDFGQAFAKSQVSADNKLPRSGKVFISVRDRDKPAMVDVARRLIALGFEILSTRGTAAALDAAGVMVMPVFKVQEGRPHIADMMVNGEVQLVINTVTGSRPLADSYTIRRTALEHRIPYFTTAPEARAALAAIESNAAGEWEIRSLQEYYEAL; encoded by the coding sequence GTGCCCAAACGAACCGACATCAAGCGCATCATGATCATTGGGTCCGGGCCGATCGTAATCGGCCAAGCCTGCGAGTTCGACTACTCGGGCACCCAGGCCTGCAAGGCGCTGCGCGCCGAGGGCTACGAAGTAGTGCTGCTCAACTCCAATCCGGCGACGATCATGACCGACCCGGAGATCGCCGACCGCACCTACATCGAGCCGATCACCGCCGAGGTGGTCGAACGAATCATCGCCCGCGACCGCCCCGACGCGCTGCTGCCGACCATGGGCGGCCAGACCGGGCTGAACACCGCGGTCGAGGTCGCTGAAAGCGGCTTGCTCGAGCGCTACGGCGTGGAGCTGATTGGCGCCAAGCTCGAGTCGATCAAGATGGCCGAGGACCGCGAGCTGTTCAAGCAGGCGATGGAGCGCATCGGCCTGGACCTGCCGATCTCGGCCACCATTACCACGCTTAGGCAGGCCCAGGAGTTCGTGCAGCAGATCGGCTACCCGGCGATCATCCGCCCCAGTTTCACCCTGGGCGGCACCGGCGGCAACGTGGCCTACAACCCCCAGGAATACGAGGAATACGTCAAGTGGGGGCTGTCGATGAGCCCCTACGGCCAGGTGCTGATCGAGCAATCGCTGCTGGGCTGGAAAGAGTACGAACTGGAGGTGATGCGCGATCTGGCCGACAACGTGGTAATCATCTGCTCGATCGAGAACCTCGATCCGATGGGCGTACACACCGGCGATTCGATCACCGTGGCCCCGGCCCAGACCCTGACCGACAAGGAATACCAGTTGATGCGCGACGCGTCGCTGGCGATCATCCGCGAAATCGGCGTGGAGACCGGCGGCAGCAACATCCAGTTCGCGGTCAATCCGCGCAGCGGGCGGATGGTGGTGATCGAGATGAACCCGCGCGTCAGCCGCTCGTCGGCCCTGGCCTCCAAAGCCACCGGGTTCCCCATCGCCAAGATCGCGGCCAAGCTCGCCGTGGGCCTGACACTGCCCGAGATCCCCAACGACATTACGCGCACCACGCCCGCGAGCTTCGAGCCGACCATCGACTACTGCGTGGTCAAAATCCCGCGCTTTGACTTCGAGAAGTTCCCGGCCGCTGACAAGACGCTGACCACCCAGATGAAGTCCGTGGGCGAGGCGATGAGCATCGGCCGCACGTTCAAGGAGGCTCTGGGCAAGGCGATCCGCAGCCTTGAGAACGGCCGCTTCAGCCTCGAACAGCCCAACGCCTTTGTGCAGGACGGACGGCTGATCGACCCCGAGGGTCTCAAGCAGAAGCTGCGCAAACCGTGCTGGAACCGGCTGTGGTACATCTGCGAGGCGCTGCGCATGGGCATCTCGCCCCAACAGATCTACGAAATCAGCGGCGTGGACCCTTGGTTTTTGCACAGCATCGAGCCGCTCCTCGCCATGGAACGCGAGCTGGCCGCGGCGATCAGCGACGGCGGGCTCGAGGCGCTGGCCGACGAGCGTTTGCGCGAGGCCAAGCGGTTGGGCTTTTCCGACCACTACCTGGCGCAGATCAGCGGCAAGACCCAGGTCGAAGTACGCGAGCATCGATTGAGCCGCGGCATACACGCCACGTTTAAGATGGTCGACACCTGCGGCGCGGAGTTCGAGGCGCACACGCCCTACTTTTACTCGTGCTACGAGTCCGAGTGCGAGGCGCGGCCGAGCAAGGCGCGCAAGGTGATGATCCTCGGCGGCGGCCCCAACCGCATCGGCCAGGGGATCGAGTTCGACTACTGCTGCGTGCACGCGGCGTGCGCGCTCAAGGAACTGGGGTTCGAGACGATCATGGTCAACTGCAACCCCGAGACCGTGTCCACCGACTACGACACCTCGGACCGGCTGTACTTCGAGCCGCTGACCTTTGAAGACGTGATGAACATCGTGGACGTCGAGAAGCCCGAGGGCGTGATCGTCCAGTTCGGCGGCCAAACCCCGCTCAAGCTCGCGGTGCCGCTGGAGCGCGCAGGAGTTAAAATCCTCGGCACCTCGCCCGACGCCATTGACCGCGCCGAGGACCGCGAACGCTTCCAGCATCTGCTGTACGAGTTGGGGCTGACCCAGCCCGACAACGGCATCGCCACCAACGAGCAGCAGGCGCTGGACGCGGCCGAGCGCATTGGCTACCCGGTGGTGGTGCGCCCCAGCTATGTGCTCGGCGGCCGCGCGATGGAGATTGTCTACGACGCGGAGAGCCTGCGGCGCTACATGCGCCACGCGGTCCAGGCCAGCCCCGAGCATCCGGTGCTGATCGACAAGTTCCTGGACAACGCCATCGAGATCGACGTCGACGCGGTCTGCGACGGCACGCGCGTGACCATCGGCGGGATCATGGAGCAGATCGAGCAGGCCGGAGTGCACTCGGGCGACAGTTCGTGCTCGCTGCCCGCGGTGAGCCTGGCGCCGGAGCTACTCGACGGGATCCGCAGCCAGACCGCTGCCCTGGCCCTGGAGCTGGGGGTAATCGGGCTGCTCAACATCCAGATGGCGGTGATGGACGGCCAAATCTACATCCTCGAGGTCAACCCGCGCGCCAGTCGCACGGTGCCGTTCGTCAGCAAGTCGATCGGCAAGCCGCTGGCCAAGATCGCCACCAAGGTGATGGCCGGTATGACCCTCGAACAGATCGGCTTCACCCAAGAGGTGCGCACCCCGCACATCACGGTCAAAGAGGCGGTCTACCCGTTCATCAAGTTCCCGGGCGTCGATACGATCCTCGGACCCGAGATGAAATCGACCGGCGAGGTAATGGGCATCGCCCGCGATTTCGGCCAGGCGTTCGCCAAAAGCCAGGTCTCGGCCGACAACAAGCTGCCGCGCTCGGGCAAGGTGTTCATCAGCGTACGCGACCGCGACAAGCCGGCGATGGTCGACGTGGCGCGCAGACTGATCGCCCTGGGCTTCGAGATCCTCTCGACCCGCGGCACGGCCGCAGCGCTGGACGCGGCCGGAGTCATGGTCATGCCGGTGTTCAAGGTGCAGGAGGGTCGGCCGCACATCGCCGACATGATGGTCAACGGCGAGGTGCAGCTGGTAATCAACACCGTAACCGGCTCGCGCCCCCTGGCCGACAGCTACACCATCCGCCGCACGGCCCTGGAGCATCGCATACCCTACTTCACCACCGCTCCCGAGGCCCGCGCCGCATTGGCCGCCATCGAATCCAACGCGGCCGGCGAGTGGGAGATCCGCTCGCTGCAGGAGTATTATGAGGCGCTCTGA
- a CDS encoding DegT/DnrJ/EryC1/StrS family aminotransferase: MKIELYRHCLGHDEIEQAMDALQRPLLCSSDRVTRLESGLAQVLGVRHCVAVNNNTNAITLALHALDVGRDHEVILSPLSPLETVSAIMHAGAKPAFVDVEPDTGNINAERIEASITPQTKAIVPMHLYGQMADMAMLREIADRSHLLLIEDASHCLEGRREGVRPGQLSDAACLGFHSTANISAGQGAAIVLNDSDLAQRLRRLRNLSVSETQADRCDCLHMPCDIDALGFDSEMDDLRAALLLPQLRRIEELWSRRDEICKRYEKAFDRIENVYFPRVRPGSKSARNLFTIWVEASRRHEIIQQLGERGVGTGVFFRPLHLHTYLRQELGYQPSDFLVAESIGARSIALPLYPDLTQPQVEYVIEQVRAVV, from the coding sequence ATGAAGATCGAGCTTTACCGTCACTGTTTGGGACACGACGAGATCGAGCAAGCGATGGATGCGCTGCAGCGGCCACTGCTGTGCAGCAGCGATCGCGTGACGCGGCTGGAAAGCGGACTGGCTCAGGTGCTCGGCGTGCGCCACTGTGTGGCCGTCAACAACAATACGAATGCGATAACGCTCGCGCTACACGCACTGGACGTGGGCCGCGACCACGAGGTGATCCTCTCGCCGCTGAGCCCGCTGGAAACCGTGAGCGCGATCATGCACGCCGGCGCCAAACCCGCGTTCGTGGATGTTGAGCCCGATACCGGCAACATCAACGCCGAACGGATCGAAGCCTCGATCACGCCGCAGACCAAGGCGATCGTGCCGATGCACCTCTATGGTCAGATGGCCGACATGGCCATGCTGCGCGAGATCGCCGACCGTTCGCACCTACTGCTTATCGAAGACGCCTCGCATTGCCTGGAGGGCCGCCGCGAGGGGGTCCGTCCCGGCCAGCTTTCCGACGCGGCCTGCCTGGGGTTCCACTCCACTGCCAACATCAGCGCGGGCCAAGGCGCCGCGATCGTGCTAAATGATTCGGACCTGGCCCAGCGCCTCAGGCGGCTGCGCAATCTCAGCGTCAGCGAAACGCAGGCCGATCGATGCGACTGTCTGCACATGCCCTGCGACATCGACGCCTTGGGATTCGACAGCGAGATGGACGACCTGCGCGCGGCGCTGCTGTTGCCGCAACTGCGGCGCATTGAGGAGTTATGGTCGCGGCGCGACGAAATCTGCAAGCGCTACGAAAAGGCGTTCGACCGGATCGAGAACGTCTACTTTCCGCGAGTTCGGCCCGGCTCGAAAAGCGCGCGCAACCTGTTCACGATCTGGGTCGAAGCCTCGCGCCGTCACGAGATCATCCAGCAACTGGGCGAACGCGGCGTGGGCACGGGCGTGTTCTTCCGACCGCTGCATCTGCACACCTACCTGCGCCAAGAGCTGGGGTATCAGCCCAGTGACTTCCTGGTCGCCGAGTCGATCGGCGCGCGCTCCATCGCCTTGCCGCTCTATCCCGACCTGACCCAGCCCCAGGTCGAGTACGTCATCGAACAGGTCCGGGCGGTGGTGTAG
- a CDS encoding CocE/NonD family hydrolase produces MRRSTACAVIVALALLLPAAAQAFLYFPLSWPMRDSVNLATDIYLPGGYQLGDRLPTLLLRTPYDKLQMVTYGALADEGRAVVIQDARGRGASQGLDCVFRCDGWGELRDGLDTVHAVELMPWYNGTIVGQGYSGLAILQYMLSGAASDQLAGQVMAAASPTLYHIGFLQGGVLREGDITGWLQGQGSLFRLPEMLAHPAYDEYWEQVDLATREPYLESPAFHFGGWYDFFSEGAIRGFEIFSHAGAEQQYLVIGPWTHATFGLNTIGELTFPENARRCYKPPRKDPLDDFLDRALEGTLDGFNWPAVSYYTMGDVSDPDAPGNSWQYGESWPPPGQHEVKLYPTVDAALSIDPPAEGTLSYLFDPDDPLPTRCGRSMSALSGPCDLTSYLERDDVLYFQSEPLPQPVEVTGKVLLNVELISDRADTDVTAYLVDLYPDGRMILIVNGILRARFRQGFEQQLALVPGEAAQLTIDLWSTSHAFNTGHRIGVLISSSESPFFAINPGLTPGEIGLPLDQTNTIVFGDQTTLRLPVIGEFPWEPAGDDDYDNDDDDTAGDDDDDADGQPPDEHDRNQSCCGGSV; encoded by the coding sequence ATGCGCAGGTCAACGGCGTGTGCGGTGATCGTGGCTCTGGCGCTGCTGCTGCCCGCGGCGGCCCAAGCGTTCCTCTACTTTCCCCTCTCGTGGCCGATGCGCGACAGCGTCAATCTAGCCACGGATATCTACCTGCCCGGCGGCTACCAACTGGGCGACCGCCTGCCCACGCTGTTGTTGCGCACACCCTACGACAAGCTGCAGATGGTCACTTACGGAGCGCTGGCCGACGAGGGCCGCGCGGTGGTGATTCAGGACGCCCGCGGCCGCGGCGCATCCCAGGGCTTGGACTGCGTGTTTCGCTGCGACGGCTGGGGCGAGCTGCGCGACGGCCTGGACACGGTGCACGCCGTCGAGCTGATGCCCTGGTACAACGGCACGATCGTCGGCCAGGGCTACTCGGGCCTGGCGATTCTGCAATACATGCTCTCCGGCGCGGCCTCGGATCAGCTGGCTGGTCAGGTGATGGCCGCGGCCTCGCCCACGCTTTATCACATCGGCTTTCTCCAGGGCGGCGTGCTGCGCGAGGGCGACATCACCGGCTGGCTTCAGGGCCAGGGCAGCCTGTTCCGCCTGCCCGAGATGCTGGCCCATCCGGCATACGACGAGTACTGGGAGCAGGTCGACCTGGCTACGCGCGAACCGTACCTGGAAAGCCCGGCGTTCCACTTTGGCGGCTGGTACGACTTCTTCTCCGAGGGCGCGATCCGCGGATTCGAGATCTTCAGCCATGCGGGCGCCGAGCAACAGTACCTGGTGATCGGCCCCTGGACCCACGCCACCTTCGGCCTGAACACCATAGGCGAGCTGACCTTCCCGGAAAACGCTCGGCGCTGCTACAAACCGCCGCGCAAGGATCCGCTGGACGACTTCCTCGACCGGGCGTTGGAGGGCACGTTGGACGGGTTCAACTGGCCGGCGGTGAGCTACTACACCATGGGCGATGTGAGCGACCCCGACGCGCCGGGCAACAGCTGGCAGTACGGCGAGAGCTGGCCGCCGCCGGGACAGCACGAGGTCAAGCTCTACCCGACCGTTGACGCCGCGCTGTCGATCGATCCGCCTGCGGAGGGCACCCTGAGCTACCTGTTCGACCCGGACGATCCGCTGCCCACCCGCTGCGGCCGCTCAATGAGCGCACTGTCCGGGCCCTGCGACCTGACAAGCTACCTTGAGCGCGACGACGTGCTGTACTTCCAGAGCGAGCCGCTGCCCCAGCCGGTGGAGGTCACGGGCAAAGTACTGCTCAACGTGGAGCTGATCAGCGACCGTGCGGACACCGACGTCACCGCCTACCTGGTCGACCTCTATCCCGACGGCCGAATGATCCTGATCGTCAACGGCATCCTGCGCGCGCGCTTCCGCCAGGGATTCGAACAACAGCTCGCGCTGGTTCCCGGCGAGGCGGCGCAGCTTACAATCGACCTGTGGTCGACCAGCCACGCGTTCAACACCGGCCATCGCATCGGCGTGCTGATCTCCAGCTCCGAATCGCCGTTCTTCGCTATCAATCCAGGCCTCACGCCGGGCGAAATCGGATTGCCGCTGGATCAGACCAACACGATCGTCTTCGGCGATCAGACCACCCTACGCCTGCCGGTGATCGGCGAATTCCCCTGGGAGCCGGCGGGCGACGACGATTACGATAATGATGACGACGACACTGCGGGCGACGATGATGATGACGCGGACGGGCAACCCCCGGACGAGCATGACCGAAACCAAAGCTGCTGTGGAGGCTCCGTTTAA